Genomic window (Armatimonadota bacterium):
AATCGCCGATCGAGTGCTGATGACCCCGCCCTATCCCTTCGCCGAGCTGGCGCGCATCAAGCGCGAGATGGTGGCCAAGGGCGCCGACCTGGTGGACCTCGGCATCGGCGACCCCGACCGCCCGACGCCGCCCCACATCGTCGAGGCCCTGTGTCGCGCCGCCCGCGACCCGCGCACCCACCAATACGATGAAACCGGCGCCGGCCTGCCCGCCTTCCGCGAGGCGGTGGCGCGCTGGTACGAGGGGCGTTTCGCGGTCGAGCTCGATCCGAAGGCGGAGGTCTTGCGCCTGATCGGCTCCAAAGAGGGGCTGGCGCACATGCTGTGGTCGGTGCTCAATCCCGGCGATCTCGCGCTCATCCCCGACCCCGCCTACCCGGTGTACAAGGTCAACACCGGCTTCGCGGGAGGCAAGCCGCACATGATGCCGCTGCTCAAGGAGAACGGCTATCTGCCGGACCTGGAGGCGATTCCGGCCAAGGTCGCCGCGCGCGCGAAGATCATGATGCTGTGCTATCCCAACATGCCGACGGCGGCGGTGGCGGAGTGCGACTTCTACCAGCGGGTGGTGGATTTCGCGCGCAAGCACGATCTGCTCGTGTGCCTCGATATGGCCTACTCCGAGATCGCCTTCGACGGCTACCGCACCCACAGCTTGCTGCAGGTGCCCGGCGCCAAGGACGTCGCGGTCGAGTTTCACTCGCTGTCCAAGACCTACAACATGACCGGCTGGCGCATCGGCTACGCGGTCGGCAAGCCGCAGGCGCTGATCGCCCTCGGCAAGCTCAAGTCCAACCTCGATTCCGGTGCGTTCCTGGCGATCCAGGAGGCGGCGGTGGCGGCGCTCACCGGCCCCCAGGAGTGCGTGGCCGAGATGCTGGCCATCTACCAGCGCCGGCGCGACATGCTGGTGGAAGGGCTGCAGGCGCTCGGCTGGCCGGTCGAGAAGCCGAAGGCATCCTTCTACGTGTGGACGCCGACGCCCGAGGGCTATACCGCCGCCAAGTTCGCCGAACTGCTGCTCAACGAGACGCAGGTGCTGGTGACGCCGGGCCGTGCGTATGGCGAGCAGGGCGAGGGCTTCATCCGCATGGCGCTGACGGTGCAGGGGCAGGATCCGCAGGAGCGCATCGGCGAAATGCTGGCGCGCATCGAGCGCAAGCTGGAACTGAAATGGGGGACGCGGGCGCCGGCGTCCTAGCCGCTTGCGCCGGGTGAACGGATTTGAGACGGACGACTCCAGACGGCGTACGCCCCGGCCCCCAGCGCGCGATCCTGGCGGCGTTGGAGCGGCCGCACAGTGAGGGGGAGCAATCGCTGGAGGAGCTGGTGCTGCTGGTCGAATCGGCCGGCGGGGAGAGCGTTGGCGAGGTGGTCCAGCGCCGGGACACCCCCAACCCCGCGACCTTCATCGGCAAGGGCAAAGCGCAGGAGGTGCGCGAGGCGGCGGCTGCCGAGCGCGCCGACCTGGTGGTGGTAGACGGCGATCTCACCCCGGTGCAGCAGCGCAACCTCGAGCGCATCGTCCGCGTGCCGGTGCTCGACCGCACCGCCGTCATCCTCGACATCTTCGCCCGCCGCGCGCGTTCCAACGAGGGCAAGCTCCAGGTCGAGCTCGCGCAGTACACCTACCTGCTGCCGCGCCTGACCGGGCGCGGGGTCATGCTCTCGCGCCTCGGCGGCGGCGTGGGCACCAGCGGCGCCACCGGCGGCATCGGCGCCCGCGGCCCGGGCGAGACCAAGCTGGAGATGGATCGTCGCCGCATCCGTCGCCGCCTCACCGCCCTGCGCAAGCAGGTGCGCCGCATCGGCGACCACCGCCGCCTGCAGCGCCGCTCGCGCTCCCAGTCCCTGCTGCCGCTGGGCGCCATCGTCGGCTACACCAACGTCGGCAAGTCCACCCTGCTCAACGCCCTCAGCGGCGCCGACATCTACGCCGACGACCGTCTCTTCGCCACCCTCGATCCCACCGTGCGCCGGGTCGAGGCTGACGGCATGACCGTGCTCCTCACCGACACCGTGGGCTTCATTCGCAACCTGCCCCACCAGCTCATCGCCGCCTTCCACGCCAGCCTGGAGGAGGTGGTGGAGGCGCATTTTCTGCTGCACGTCGTGGACGCCTCCAGCCCCGGCATGGTCGAGCAGCACGCCGCGGTGCTCAAGGCGCTCGGCGAGCTGGGCGTGGCTGACGCCGAGCGCATCATGGTCTTCAACAAGGCCGACCTGGTGCAGGACCGCGAGGCCCTGGAGAGCATGGCGCGGCGCTACGATCCCGCCGTCATCATCTCCGCGCGCACCGGCGAGGGGCTGGACGACCTGCGCGCCGCCGTCGCGGCTCTCGCCCGCCGGCAGATGGTCGAGGTCGAGGCGCTGCTGCCGTACGATCGCGGCGACCTGCTGGCCCTCGCCTACGACCACGGCGAAGTGGAAAGGGCCGACCACCGCGAAGACGGCGTGCTGCTGGTGGCGCGGCTCCCCGCCGAGGTCGCGGCGCGCATGGAGGACCACGCCGTCGAGGAGCCGCCGCACAACGAGGTGAAGACGTAGCGGCACGCCATGCCGTGCCGCCGCCCGGCAGCCCATGCCCGTCAACCCCGCCTATCGCGGCTTCCTCAAGGCGCTGGACGCCATCGCGCAGGGCGCCGACCCCTGGAGCGCCTACCAGCGGCACTACCTGGGCCCGCAGCGCGCGAAGGTGCTGGCCTACTGGCGGCAGGTGTGGGGCATCGAGGAGGAGCGTCTGCGGCAGGTCATCGCCGACCTCCGACCCGGCGACTACGCCTCGCTGCAACATACCTTGCAGAGAGATGTGGGGACACCCACCGGAGAGGATGTCCCCACGGCCGAGGCGCTGGCCGCCGAGGCCGTCGCCCGCTGCGCGCCGCTGATAGGCCTGCCCGAGCCGCAAGTTGACCTGCTGATCGGCCGTTTCAGCCCCGATGCATTCCTGTTCGAGGTGGCGGGACAGTGGCACATCGGCGTGGGCCTGGAGCGCTTCGCCGAGTTCTCGCTGCTGCCACTGCTGGTCGCGCACGAGTACGGCCACTACGCGCGCCGCCTGCTTGCCCCCGAGCCGGCGACCCTGGCCGACCGCCTGGTCGCCGAGGGCATCGCGGTCGCGTTCGCGCAGGTCGCATACCCGGAGCAACCGCTGACCCGGCACCTGCGCATGACGCCCCGGCGCTTGCACGAGATCGCGGAGTTGAAGCCGGAGCTGTGGGCGGCGCTGCGTCCCCACCTCGACGCGCCGTATTCCGACGCCTTCGCCGGCATCGTTTCCGGCGGTCGGAGGTGGCGGGATTATCCTCCCCGTTTCGGCTGCCACTTGGGCTACATGGCGGTGCGAGCGTTCGCGCGCATGCACGGCCTGTCGCCGGCCGGCCGGGAGGTGCTGGCCGCACCCGCCTCCATCGTCCTTGTCGCCGGTCCGGCTGCGCGCAGCGCGCGGTGAGCGATGGCAGCGCCGCCCGCAGTGTCCCGCCGGAGCCACACGGCAAGCGCCCGGCCATCTCAGTTCCCCCACCGCAACATGGAATAAGTATGTGACGCTCAGATTGGCCGTGTAGTTGGAATAAAGGGCACACCCGCCGCGAGGTGGGGTCGCAAAGCCAAGGGTCTCTCCGAGACAGCCTGGCTGCTCCAATGGGCACTGCAAAGCAGTTGGCAGGGGGTATGCATGAGGCACCTGGGGCATCGGCTGGTTAGCGTTCTCGGCGCTGCCGCCTTCACCTGTCTCGGCGTAGCAGCGGCGCATGCCGCGCCGCCGCTTGTTTACGCACCGACGCAGCAATCCCTCCAGTTGCACTGCGGCCAGTCCAGCGCCTTATCGCTGTGGGTCGGGACCAAGAACAAGGATGTCACCGCGCTCGCGCCCACGGTCGCGCCCGTCAGCGGTTTCGCCGAGATCCCCGCCGCGTGGGTGAGCGCCGCGCCCGGGCAAGCAACCTTCGCCAAGGCCGGTGCCACCTTCATCATCACCATCGCCGTGCCCGTCGGGGCCCCCGCCGGCGTCTATTGCAGCAGCGTGGGGGTTCACGTCATCGCGGGCTCCGGGGGGACGGACGGTGACGGCTGCACGGTGACGTTGACGGTCGTCAATGACCCGCCCCAGGCTGGGTTCAGCTGCCTCCCCGCCACCCCCACCACCGCCGATGTGGTGTCGTTCACCGACGCCTCCAGTGACCCCGACGGAACGATCGTGGCGTGGGCGTGGAACTTCGGCGACGGAACCGGCTCGAACGAGCGCCATCCCACCCACGCGTTCGCTGCGCCCGGCGACTACGTGGTGGCGTTGGTCGTCACCGATGACTGCGGCGCCAATGGCTCCAGCGCCCTGGTGGTGACGGTGGGCGAGACGCCGCCGGAGCCCGTGGTGCAGGAGCCGCTGATTCTATCCTATGGCGGCAGCAGGCTGGCGCCGCGCGGCTCGCCTCTGCGACTCTCCACGTCTGCCTTCGATCTCTCAGGTCAGGACGAGAGCTCGCAGATCGGTTCGCTCGTGAGCTTCATCGTGCTCGACCTGCAGTGGCGGGTTGCCGCTGAGCCCCAGGCCACGCAGGCGGGTCCCGCCACCGCGCCCGGCGCCGAGATTTCGGTGGCGCCCGGCGTGTACCAGGTCTATGTCAACTTCCCGGGGGACGCCCGCTTCCTGGCGGAGAGCGCCGGTCCGGAGCTGGTCGTGGTCTCGCCTGGTGAGGGAGAAGCCCTCGCTGCGTGGGGCAGCCTGGAG
Coding sequences:
- a CDS encoding PKD domain-containing protein; this encodes MRHLGHRLVSVLGAAAFTCLGVAAAHAAPPLVYAPTQQSLQLHCGQSSALSLWVGTKNKDVTALAPTVAPVSGFAEIPAAWVSAAPGQATFAKAGATFIITIAVPVGAPAGVYCSSVGVHVIAGSGGTDGDGCTVTLTVVNDPPQAGFSCLPATPTTADVVSFTDASSDPDGTIVAWAWNFGDGTGSNERHPTHAFAAPGDYVVALVVTDDCGANGSSALVVTVGETPPEPVVQEPLILSYGGSRLAPRGSPLRLSTSAFDLSGQDESSQIGSLVSFIVLDLQWRVAAEPQATQAGPATAPGAEISVAPGVYQVYVNFPGDARFLAESAGPELVVVSPGEGEALAAWGSLEDGGRQFGLLVAFDEYGRPQAGQFVCRDAETGDEVTSASVDSVTCHAGVWRVSGVCSANDVHGYEFWAELAPVDGAWALTFEVSNGVAAQGVLDPSSAVLTPSS
- a CDS encoding LL-diaminopimelate aminotransferase, with the protein product MQIADRVLMTPPYPFAELARIKREMVAKGADLVDLGIGDPDRPTPPHIVEALCRAARDPRTHQYDETGAGLPAFREAVARWYEGRFAVELDPKAEVLRLIGSKEGLAHMLWSVLNPGDLALIPDPAYPVYKVNTGFAGGKPHMMPLLKENGYLPDLEAIPAKVAARAKIMMLCYPNMPTAAVAECDFYQRVVDFARKHDLLVCLDMAYSEIAFDGYRTHSLLQVPGAKDVAVEFHSLSKTYNMTGWRIGYAVGKPQALIALGKLKSNLDSGAFLAIQEAAVAALTGPQECVAEMLAIYQRRRDMLVEGLQALGWPVEKPKASFYVWTPTPEGYTAAKFAELLLNETQVLVTPGRAYGEQGEGFIRMALTVQGQDPQERIGEMLARIERKLELKWGTRAPAS
- the hflX gene encoding GTPase HflX; this translates as MRRTTPDGVRPGPQRAILAALERPHSEGEQSLEELVLLVESAGGESVGEVVQRRDTPNPATFIGKGKAQEVREAAAAERADLVVVDGDLTPVQQRNLERIVRVPVLDRTAVILDIFARRARSNEGKLQVELAQYTYLLPRLTGRGVMLSRLGGGVGTSGATGGIGARGPGETKLEMDRRRIRRRLTALRKQVRRIGDHRRLQRRSRSQSLLPLGAIVGYTNVGKSTLLNALSGADIYADDRLFATLDPTVRRVEADGMTVLLTDTVGFIRNLPHQLIAAFHASLEEVVEAHFLLHVVDASSPGMVEQHAAVLKALGELGVADAERIMVFNKADLVQDREALESMARRYDPAVIISARTGEGLDDLRAAVAALARRQMVEVEALLPYDRGDLLALAYDHGEVERADHREDGVLLVARLPAEVAARMEDHAVEEPPHNEVKT
- a CDS encoding DUF2268 domain-containing putative Zn-dependent protease (predicted Zn-dependent protease with a strongly conserved HExxH motif) gives rise to the protein MPVNPAYRGFLKALDAIAQGADPWSAYQRHYLGPQRAKVLAYWRQVWGIEEERLRQVIADLRPGDYASLQHTLQRDVGTPTGEDVPTAEALAAEAVARCAPLIGLPEPQVDLLIGRFSPDAFLFEVAGQWHIGVGLERFAEFSLLPLLVAHEYGHYARRLLAPEPATLADRLVAEGIAVAFAQVAYPEQPLTRHLRMTPRRLHEIAELKPELWAALRPHLDAPYSDAFAGIVSGGRRWRDYPPRFGCHLGYMAVRAFARMHGLSPAGREVLAAPASIVLVAGPAARSAR